A window of Eubacteriaceae bacterium ES3 contains these coding sequences:
- the pfkA gene encoding 6-phosphofructokinase yields the protein MRIGVLTSGGDAPGMNAAIRAVVRTAIYNNIEVYGIQRGYSGLLEKEIVPLNVYSVADIIQKGGTILRTSRSDFFATEAGKKAGAAVLSEYGIDHLIIIGGDGSLSGALALEALGCSVIGIPGTIDNDLGCSDYTIGFDTAVTTALDAIGKIRDTTYSHNRINVIQVMGRKCGDIALYSGLSGGAEAMILPEVDTDLDAICERLLIGKDRGKLHSIVMLAEGCGDYFSYCEKIQEKTQVTTKGTNLGYIQRGGSPSNEDRNLASFMGFHAIEALLRQESGRVIVQQKGEYLAVPLKEALEMPKVFRQDMYDIASILSI from the coding sequence ATGCGTATTGGTGTACTGACTAGTGGAGGAGATGCTCCTGGAATGAACGCGGCGATTCGTGCTGTAGTCCGAACGGCAATTTATAACAATATCGAAGTTTATGGGATTCAACGCGGTTACTCGGGTTTACTTGAAAAGGAGATCGTACCACTTAATGTGTATTCAGTTGCAGATATTATTCAAAAAGGCGGGACGATTCTAAGAACTTCACGAAGTGATTTTTTTGCAACAGAAGCTGGAAAAAAGGCAGGGGCAGCAGTACTGTCAGAATATGGGATCGATCATCTGATAATTATTGGCGGGGACGGTAGTCTTAGTGGGGCATTAGCGCTCGAGGCTCTTGGCTGCAGCGTTATAGGGATTCCTGGTACCATTGACAATGATCTGGGTTGTAGTGATTACACCATCGGGTTTGATACTGCAGTGACAACTGCATTGGATGCGATCGGCAAAATCCGTGATACCACATATTCTCATAATCGGATAAATGTGATCCAGGTAATGGGACGTAAGTGCGGTGACATAGCTTTATATTCTGGTTTAAGCGGTGGTGCGGAAGCAATGATTTTGCCGGAAGTGGATACGGATCTGGATGCTATTTGTGAGCGACTTTTAATCGGTAAAGATCGTGGTAAGTTGCATAGTATTGTAATGCTTGCTGAAGGCTGCGGCGATTATTTCAGTTACTGTGAAAAAATACAGGAAAAAACCCAGGTTACTACTAAGGGGACAAATCTTGGGTATATACAAAGAGGGGGAAGTCCCTCAAACGAGGATCGTAATCTGGCCAGTTTTATGGGTTTTCATGCAATTGAAGCTTTGCTTCGACAAGAAAGTGGACGGGTAATCGTTCAACAAAAAGGCGAATACCTGGCAGTTCCCCTAAAAGAAGCGTTGGAAATGCCAAAAGTATTTAGGCAGGATATGTATGATATAGCATCGATTTTATCGATATAA
- the pyk gene encoding pyruvate kinase, which translates to MKKTKIVCTLGPATDSTDLLKELILNGMNVARLNFSHGSHEEHAERINRVKEVRKELGIPVAIMLDTKGPEIRTGELTEGKVELVKGENVVLTSEIISGNKDRVSISYINLPGELNPGNRILIDDGLIQLEVKSIEGSEINCEILNGGTLGSRKSINIPDVNIELPAITEKDKEDIIFGIQQKIDFVAASFVRKPQDVLEIRKVLEKNGGDLINIISKIENREGVEKIDKILAVSDGIMVARGDLGVEIPAEEVPLVQKSIIRKCNLLGKPVITATQMLDSMMRNPRPTRAEVGDVANAVFDGTDAVMLSGETAAGSYPLEAVKTMNNIVIQSEDSEEYDRRKKPDHGELSITNAVSEGACQIASQLDAKSIVAATSSGHTARMISKYRPDCSILAVTDKVSTVRRLALVWGVDCIYIPEFKDTDSMIVDSVKQAVALDYVCFGDIVVVAAGVPLGVQGNTNMIKVHTVGNAIISGVGIGKKAVTGNAKLITAANMEDFEEGDILVVQALTPDISAILPKASAIITEEGGLSSEGAIAGLHYDIPVIVNVLKALELIEHGKLISIDPKRGMIYQGRVKMM; encoded by the coding sequence ATGAAAAAAACTAAAATAGTATGTACATTAGGACCGGCTACAGATTCCACAGATTTGTTAAAGGAATTGATATTGAATGGAATGAATGTAGCGCGGCTAAACTTTTCTCACGGTAGCCATGAAGAACATGCTGAAAGAATAAACCGGGTTAAAGAAGTTAGAAAAGAGCTGGGTATTCCGGTGGCAATTATGCTTGATACTAAGGGGCCGGAAATCAGAACTGGTGAATTGACTGAAGGAAAAGTTGAACTGGTTAAAGGCGAGAATGTTGTATTAACCAGTGAAATCATTTCAGGTAATAAGGATAGAGTAAGCATTTCTTACATTAATTTACCAGGTGAACTGAATCCGGGTAATCGAATTCTAATTGATGATGGTCTGATTCAGCTGGAAGTTAAAAGTATTGAAGGGTCTGAAATAAATTGTGAAATTCTTAATGGCGGAACACTTGGAAGCCGTAAGAGTATTAATATACCGGATGTAAATATTGAACTTCCAGCTATTACAGAAAAGGATAAAGAAGATATTATTTTCGGCATTCAACAGAAGATTGACTTTGTCGCCGCTTCTTTTGTTCGAAAACCCCAGGATGTTCTGGAGATCAGAAAAGTGCTTGAGAAAAACGGTGGAGACCTAATTAACATTATTTCTAAAATTGAAAATCGCGAAGGTGTTGAAAAAATAGATAAGATTTTGGCCGTTTCTGATGGAATCATGGTAGCCAGAGGTGATCTTGGTGTTGAAATACCAGCTGAGGAAGTCCCGCTTGTCCAAAAAAGTATTATCCGTAAATGCAATTTGTTGGGAAAACCGGTTATAACGGCGACTCAAATGCTGGATTCAATGATGCGAAACCCTCGTCCAACCCGTGCGGAAGTGGGAGATGTGGCCAATGCAGTATTTGACGGAACCGATGCAGTAATGCTGTCAGGGGAAACTGCGGCTGGTTCTTATCCACTGGAAGCGGTAAAAACCATGAATAATATCGTCATCCAAAGCGAAGATTCGGAGGAATATGACAGACGTAAAAAGCCCGATCATGGCGAATTAAGTATCACCAATGCTGTCAGTGAGGGAGCCTGTCAAATAGCCAGTCAGTTAGATGCAAAATCGATTGTGGCGGCAACTTCATCGGGTCATACAGCCCGCATGATTTCAAAATATCGACCAGATTGCAGTATTTTAGCCGTAACCGATAAGGTTTCGACAGTCAGGCGTCTGGCTTTAGTCTGGGGAGTGGATTGCATCTATATTCCGGAATTTAAAGATACTGACAGCATGATTGTGGATTCAGTTAAGCAGGCTGTGGCTTTAGATTATGTTTGCTTTGGTGACATTGTTGTGGTTGCTGCCGGAGTACCTTTAGGTGTTCAGGGGAATACCAATATGATAAAAGTACATACGGTGGGTAATGCAATTATTAGTGGTGTTGGAATTGGCAAGAAAGCTGTCACTGGCAATGCAAAACTGATCACTGCAGCAAATATGGAGGATTTTGAAGAAGGCGATATTCTGGTCGTTCAGGCATTAACACCGGATATCAGTGCGATTCTTCCTAAAGCATCAGCAATCATTACAGAAGAAGGTGGTTTAAGTTCTGAGGGAGCGATTGCTGGCCTGCATTATGATATTCCTGTTATTGTCAATGTACTAAAAGCACTGGAATTAATCGAACACGGAAAACTAATTTCCATCGACCCCAAACGCGGCATGATCTACCAGGGGCGTGTGAAGATGATGTAA
- a CDS encoding DNA polymerase III subunit alpha yields MENRMTKQFTHLHVHTEYSLLDGFGRIEHLVKSVVDQGMESVALTDHGVLFGAVDFYRTCLKYGVHPVIGCEVYVASRRLDQKESHFDKESAHLILLAENNQGYKNLMKIVSKGYIDGFYYKPRVDHDCLRKYSDGIICLSACVAGEIPALIINNEISKAEEICRLYQDIFGKGNFFLEIQDHRLRNEALVNERLKEIGKKLSIPLVATNDVHYINKNDAENHDILLCIQMGTNVKDEKRMRFPNQEFYLKSTEEMARLFIDVPEAIENSNLIARRCQVHFDLEETHLPVFELPDGETAAHYLKAKCLEGLKKKYGELTSEIIERVGYELDVIHTMGFDDYFLIVWDFIRYAKENNIMVGPGRGSAAGSLVAYGLDITTVDPIRYSLLFERFLNPERVTMPDIDVDFCYERRQEVIDYVVDRYGGDRVAQIITFGTMAARGSIRDVGRAMDLPYSFVDRVAKEIPQHPGKNVTIKTALEENPELKKMQEADSQIKNLLQTAQSIEGLSRHASTHAAGVVISDLPLVEYIPLYRNGDVITTQFTMGLLEDLGLLKMDFLGLRTLTVIRDTLENITNAKKLCPDLARIEMNDQNVFAMLSKGDTLGVFQLESRGMQQFVKELQPDNFEDIIAGISLYRPGPMEQIPRYIHNKKNPADVAYLHPMLEPILNVTYGCMVYQEQVMQIFRDLAGFSKGRSDLVRRAMSKKKQSVMDAEGHVFVYGETDENGNIIVEGAIRRGVPEKTAKDLYEEMKDFGNYAFNKSHAAAYAVIAYQTAWLKYHYPQEFMAALMSSVMDDEKKVAKYIDDCRKMSIHVLPPGVNVSFEKFSVSATSICFGLGAVKGLGKNAIESIIMARELEGEFKGFRDFCERVDLKLLNKRCIESLIKGGAFDFTGSSRAQLLSDSERIIEQVQVEKKDRLSGQISLLELDALGGGQNLVSMKEEHFPKVDPFSKEERLALEKEVLGLYVTGHPLDQYEEILKKTVNLFSNMVDNDQELEEAGFSNGVMVSIGGLIQELKPMMTKKGQMMCFMTIEDLYGKIEVVVFPRIYESYRRYLKMDQPVIVKGKISYNEETSASVLADQIFPIGEISKHKNSVQEEKAVYSLNDKEKKTKKLFLKFSDYSQKYLIDKVKKVLVQFPGEMPVILYFEKENTRFGASREMWVRLDERLIRELETILGDQNVEVN; encoded by the coding sequence ATGGAAAATAGAATGACAAAACAATTTACACATTTACATGTACATACAGAATATAGTTTGCTTGATGGATTCGGCCGGATTGAACACCTGGTGAAATCAGTTGTAGACCAGGGGATGGAAAGTGTCGCTCTGACGGATCATGGTGTTCTGTTTGGTGCGGTTGATTTTTATCGTACCTGCCTAAAATATGGGGTTCATCCTGTAATTGGCTGTGAAGTTTATGTTGCTTCTCGTCGCCTTGATCAGAAAGAATCACATTTTGATAAAGAAAGTGCCCATCTTATTTTATTGGCCGAGAATAACCAGGGATACAAAAACCTGATGAAAATTGTCTCAAAGGGCTATATTGACGGTTTTTATTATAAGCCACGAGTCGATCATGACTGCTTGCGAAAATATAGTGACGGGATTATTTGCCTGTCAGCCTGTGTGGCGGGAGAGATCCCAGCTCTGATTATTAATAATGAAATCAGCAAAGCAGAAGAAATTTGTCGGCTTTATCAGGATATTTTTGGCAAAGGCAATTTTTTCCTGGAAATTCAGGACCATCGCTTGAGAAATGAAGCGTTGGTTAATGAACGGCTTAAAGAAATCGGGAAAAAACTTTCCATTCCGTTAGTTGCAACCAACGATGTTCACTATATTAATAAAAATGATGCAGAAAATCATGACATTCTTCTATGTATTCAGATGGGGACTAATGTAAAGGATGAAAAAAGGATGCGTTTTCCCAATCAGGAATTTTATTTAAAAAGCACTGAGGAGATGGCACGTCTTTTTATTGATGTCCCTGAGGCGATCGAAAATTCCAATCTTATTGCCAGAAGATGCCAGGTTCACTTTGATTTGGAAGAAACACATCTCCCAGTTTTTGAATTGCCTGATGGTGAAACCGCAGCACATTATCTTAAAGCAAAATGTCTGGAAGGTCTGAAAAAAAAGTATGGCGAATTGACCAGTGAGATTATAGAACGGGTTGGCTACGAGCTTGATGTTATTCATACCATGGGTTTTGATGATTATTTTCTAATCGTCTGGGATTTTATCAGGTATGCCAAAGAGAACAATATAATGGTTGGTCCAGGTCGGGGTAGTGCTGCCGGGAGCCTGGTCGCATATGGGCTGGATATTACCACCGTCGATCCGATCAGGTACAGCCTGCTGTTTGAACGTTTCTTAAACCCGGAACGGGTTACCATGCCGGATATTGATGTGGATTTCTGTTATGAACGGCGTCAGGAAGTGATCGATTATGTTGTAGACCGATATGGCGGCGACCGAGTGGCACAAATAATTACTTTTGGAACTATGGCTGCCCGAGGTTCAATCCGGGATGTGGGTCGGGCAATGGACCTGCCTTATAGCTTTGTTGATAGGGTTGCTAAAGAGATTCCTCAACATCCAGGGAAAAATGTCACGATTAAAACTGCTCTTGAAGAAAATCCTGAACTAAAAAAAATGCAGGAAGCGGATTCTCAGATCAAAAATTTGCTGCAGACAGCTCAGTCTATTGAAGGTTTATCCCGCCATGCCTCAACCCATGCAGCTGGAGTGGTGATTTCTGATTTACCCTTGGTCGAGTATATTCCTCTTTATCGCAATGGCGATGTAATCACCACACAATTTACGATGGGACTCTTAGAAGATTTAGGCCTTTTAAAGATGGATTTTCTGGGGCTTAGAACATTGACGGTAATTCGTGATACGCTAGAAAACATTACGAACGCCAAAAAGCTCTGTCCTGATCTCGCCCGTATTGAAATGAACGATCAGAATGTGTTTGCTATGCTTTCAAAAGGCGATACATTAGGTGTTTTTCAATTGGAGAGTCGGGGAATGCAGCAGTTTGTCAAAGAATTGCAGCCGGATAATTTTGAAGATATTATTGCCGGTATCTCTTTATATCGACCGGGACCAATGGAGCAGATTCCCCGTTATATACATAATAAAAAGAACCCGGCTGATGTAGCTTATTTACACCCAATGCTTGAGCCAATTCTCAATGTTACTTACGGCTGTATGGTTTACCAGGAGCAGGTTATGCAGATTTTCAGAGATCTGGCCGGCTTTTCCAAGGGACGTAGTGATCTTGTCAGACGAGCCATGTCCAAGAAAAAACAATCAGTTATGGATGCGGAAGGCCACGTTTTTGTGTATGGTGAAACGGATGAAAACGGTAATATTATCGTTGAGGGTGCGATTAGAAGAGGAGTTCCTGAAAAGACGGCTAAAGATTTATATGAGGAAATGAAAGATTTTGGGAACTACGCCTTTAATAAATCCCATGCGGCTGCTTATGCAGTAATCGCTTATCAGACAGCCTGGTTAAAATATCACTATCCACAGGAATTTATGGCTGCCCTAATGTCAAGTGTGATGGATGATGAAAAAAAAGTAGCAAAATATATAGATGATTGCCGAAAAATGAGTATTCATGTTCTGCCACCAGGTGTCAATGTCAGTTTTGAGAAATTCAGTGTTTCAGCCACCTCAATCTGTTTTGGATTGGGCGCGGTTAAAGGGCTGGGTAAAAATGCAATTGAATCGATTATCATGGCACGTGAGCTGGAAGGCGAATTTAAAGGATTCAGAGATTTTTGTGAAAGAGTTGACTTGAAGTTATTGAACAAACGCTGTATTGAAAGCCTGATTAAAGGAGGAGCCTTTGATTTTACCGGTTCTTCCAGGGCTCAGCTTTTGTCGGATTCAGAACGGATTATCGAACAGGTCCAAGTAGAGAAGAAAGACCGTTTATCCGGTCAGATCTCATTGTTGGAGTTGGATGCTTTGGGAGGTGGTCAGAATCTTGTCAGTATGAAAGAAGAGCATTTTCCAAAAGTTGATCCATTTTCTAAAGAAGAACGTCTGGCTTTGGAAAAAGAAGTTTTGGGTCTTTATGTAACAGGTCATCCATTAGATCAATATGAAGAAATCTTAAAAAAGACCGTTAACTTGTTTTCAAATATGGTAGATAATGATCAGGAGCTTGAAGAAGCGGGATTTTCAAATGGTGTAATGGTAAGTATCGGCGGACTGATTCAGGAATTGAAGCCGATGATGACAAAAAAGGGCCAGATGATGTGTTTTATGACAATCGAAGATTTATACGGCAAAATTGAAGTTGTGGTTTTTCCCAGAATTTATGAGTCTTATCGGCGGTATCTGAAAATGGATCAACCGGTCATCGTTAAAGGAAAGATCAGTTACAACGAAGAAACCAGCGCCTCGGTGCTGGCAGATCAAATTTTTCCGATCGGAGAAATCTCCAAACATAAGAACAGTGTTCAGGAAGAAAAAGCAGTTTATTCGCTTAATGATAAAGAGAAGAAAACAAAAAAGTTATTCTTAAAATTCTCAGATTACAGTCAGAAGTATTTAATTGACAAGGTTAAGAAAGTACTGGTTCAATTTCCAGGGGAAATGCCAGTCATATTATATTTTGAAAAAGAAAACACTCGTTTTGGTGCTAGCCGGGAAATGTGGGTTCGTTTAGATGAACGCCTGATCAGGGAGCTTGAAACAATTCTAGGTGATCAGAATGTGGAGGTAAATTAA